From Streptomyces asiaticus, one genomic window encodes:
- a CDS encoding sugar phosphate isomerase/epimerase family protein, translated as MSRTGDPGRPAPEPLRFAYGTNGLTDLRLSDALALLADLGYDGVSLTLDHMHLDPLAPDLAARTRRVARDLERLGLGVAIETGARYVLDARRKHHPTLLDPDPEARGARVDLLLRAVRVAGDLGAPAVHCFSGVLPPGEPAETAWRRLADALGPVVVAAAAVGVSLAIEPEPGHLLADLAGFHRLRTALGDPAALGLTLDIGHCQCLEPDPPAECVRAAAPWVRHVQIEDMRRGVHEHLPFGEGEIDFPPVLEALLAAGYRGLVGVELPRHSHAGPELARASLRFLKDAERAASEGGVRC; from the coding sequence ATGAGCCGCACCGGCGACCCCGGCCGCCCCGCCCCGGAACCCCTGCGCTTCGCCTACGGCACCAACGGTCTGACCGACCTCCGTCTGAGCGACGCCCTCGCCCTCCTCGCCGACCTCGGCTACGACGGCGTCTCGCTGACCCTCGACCATATGCACCTCGACCCGCTCGCCCCGGACCTCGCCGCCCGCACCCGCCGCGTCGCCCGTGACCTCGAGCGGCTCGGCCTCGGTGTCGCGATCGAGACCGGTGCCCGGTATGTGCTCGACGCCCGGCGCAAGCACCACCCCACCCTGCTCGACCCGGACCCCGAGGCCCGTGGCGCCCGGGTCGATCTGCTGCTGCGGGCCGTACGGGTGGCGGGGGACCTCGGCGCCCCGGCCGTGCACTGCTTCAGCGGGGTGCTGCCGCCCGGTGAGCCCGCGGAGACGGCGTGGCGGCGGCTGGCGGACGCCCTCGGGCCGGTGGTCGTGGCCGCCGCGGCGGTGGGCGTCTCCCTCGCGATCGAGCCGGAGCCGGGGCATCTCCTCGCCGACCTCGCCGGGTTCCACCGGCTGCGCACGGCGCTCGGCGATCCGGCCGCCCTCGGGCTCACCCTCGACATCGGCCACTGCCAGTGCCTGGAACCCGACCCGCCCGCCGAGTGCGTCCGCGCGGCGGCGCCCTGGGTGCGGCATGTGCAGATCGAGGACATGCGGCGCGGCGTGCATGAGCATCTGCCGTTCGGCGAGGGGGAGATCGACTTCCCGCCGGTCCTGGAGGCGCTGCTCGCGGCGGGGTACCGGGGGCTCGTCGGCGTCGAGCTGCCCCGCCACTCCCACGCCGGTCCCGAACTGGCCCGCGCCTCGCTGCGGTTCCTCAAGGACGCGGAACGGGCCGCGAGCGAAGGAGGCGTCCGATGCTGA